A single region of the Biomaibacter acetigenes genome encodes:
- a CDS encoding PAS domain-containing sensor histidine kinase, giving the protein MKKITYSLKIKIPFFIVILTILAVCVTGALSLIIATKNTQKEVLDKNLLISQMISERIYQFLSDATETVVTAANISSQSNDNFEQIKNEIFRIYDNFAYFDLIFYMNSEARMLFAKPSNEHVKDRTYFDRDYFNEVMKNGKPFVSRLLISSVLGKPHFIIAAPVFDKFGNVQGLIGAGIPLEKIGSIVEEIQRRFNGRIWVTDRDGVIAVHPDKKLILKLMPSPEVMMNLGSSSKKLVDIIKDKSEGIGYYKEGKDTVYAAISFVPKVNWMVMVEQYEKDVFAQTLNLKRQLKSSIYVIIIIAIISGVFLAMSITNPIERLVINVRNIEKGISDIESIPVNSKDEIGELSKAFNDMSIRLKSYVNELQNSYIKVNNIQQYLNNIIESAASGIIVIDKEKNITVFNKEAEKITGYKSSDFTNTHILKFCEVTKLDINLTDNLHQNIDDVETKLITKNNDEIPINVSLSPVINEQGEILGTIILFKDLSRIKMLEEELKREDRIRTLGEMSASIIHEIGNPLAGIANLLQVLKESWQDDKTKTEIMNILQEEVGNLNKMVINFLNFSKSSKLNPEPTNIIELLDDILNLVKSDVIAKKIIVNRKIDPSIPIVYVDRRTIKQCFLNILINAIQAVGRSGRIVIECKNFEASCNNNSKKLARIKISDNGNGIPPENIEKIFSPFFTTKKGGTGLGLAITYKLVKENGGKIAVKSEVGKGTEFEVLLPAVPCGVSEAGEKT; this is encoded by the coding sequence ATGAAAAAAATTACTTATAGCCTAAAAATAAAAATACCATTTTTTATTGTCATTTTAACGATTCTTGCTGTTTGTGTAACCGGGGCTCTTTCTCTTATTATTGCGACAAAAAACACGCAAAAAGAAGTACTGGATAAAAATTTGCTAATTTCTCAAATGATATCCGAACGTATCTATCAATTTTTATCCGATGCTACAGAAACCGTAGTAACGGCAGCTAATATTTCGTCGCAGAGTAATGATAACTTTGAGCAAATAAAAAATGAAATATTTAGGATATATGATAATTTTGCATATTTTGATTTAATATTTTACATGAATTCTGAGGCTAGAATGCTGTTCGCAAAACCATCGAACGAGCATGTGAAGGACAGGACATATTTTGACAGGGATTATTTTAATGAAGTTATGAAAAACGGCAAACCCTTTGTGAGCCGGCTTTTGATTAGCAGTGTTTTGGGGAAACCACATTTCATCATTGCAGCTCCAGTTTTTGATAAATTTGGGAATGTACAGGGTCTAATAGGCGCAGGCATACCACTTGAGAAAATTGGAAGTATAGTAGAAGAAATACAGAGAAGATTCAACGGAAGGATATGGGTAACTGACAGGGATGGAGTGATTGCCGTCCATCCCGACAAAAAGCTTATTTTAAAATTAATGCCGTCACCGGAAGTTATGATGAATCTTGGGTCTTCCTCGAAAAAGCTGGTAGATATCATAAAAGATAAAAGTGAAGGGATTGGATATTACAAAGAAGGCAAAGATACAGTTTATGCGGCTATCAGTTTTGTTCCTAAAGTGAATTGGATGGTCATGGTGGAACAGTATGAAAAAGATGTTTTTGCTCAAACCCTGAATCTAAAAAGACAGCTGAAAAGCTCCATATATGTTATAATAATTATAGCTATTATTTCGGGCGTCTTTTTAGCAATGAGCATTACAAATCCCATAGAAAGACTGGTAATTAATGTCAGGAATATAGAGAAGGGCATATCCGATATAGAAAGCATACCGGTAAACAGTAAAGATGAAATCGGGGAATTGAGCAAAGCCTTTAACGATATGAGCATTCGACTAAAAAGTTATGTGAACGAATTACAAAATTCCTATATAAAGGTAAATAATATTCAACAATACTTAAATAACATTATAGAAAGTGCGGCCAGTGGGATCATTGTAATTGACAAAGAAAAAAATATAACGGTATTCAATAAGGAAGCAGAAAAAATTACAGGGTATAAAAGCAGCGATTTCACTAATACACACATTTTGAAATTTTGCGAGGTTACTAAACTTGATATCAACCTTACAGATAACCTCCATCAGAATATAGATGATGTGGAAACAAAATTGATAACAAAAAATAATGATGAAATTCCTATAAATGTTTCGCTATCGCCTGTAATAAATGAACAAGGCGAAATTTTGGGAACTATAATTCTTTTTAAAGACCTTTCCCGTATAAAGATGCTGGAAGAGGAGTTAAAAAGAGAAGACAGGATAAGGACTTTGGGAGAAATGTCGGCAAGCATTATCCATGAGATTGGAAATCCTCTAGCCGGTATTGCCAATCTACTTCAGGTGTTAAAAGAAAGCTGGCAAGATGATAAAACAAAAACTGAGATAATGAATATCCTGCAAGAAGAAGTTGGAAACCTTAATAAAATGGTGATAAATTTTTTGAATTTCAGCAAGTCCAGTAAACTGAATCCGGAGCCTACAAATATCATAGAATTGCTGGATGATATTTTGAATCTGGTAAAATCCGACGTAATTGCAAAAAAAATAATTGTAAACAGAAAAATAGACCCTTCTATTCCAATCGTTTATGTTGATCGGAGAACTATAAAACAATGCTTTTTAAATATATTGATAAATGCCATTCAGGCAGTAGGCCGGAGTGGCAGGATAGTTATAGAATGCAAAAACTTTGAGGCTTCATGTAATAACAATTCAAAGAAACTTGCTCGAATTAAAATCTCAGATAATGGGAATGGT
- a CDS encoding lactate utilization protein, with protein sequence MDVKSKFYEQRCQKAVKALIKNGFDAIYVPTREEAVKKAIDLVPENASVGVGGSVTIHELGIVDALKERGHVIFDHSPLTDPVERNATRKKQLTCDVFFASTNALSLDGKLVNIDGTGNRVASMIFGPGHVVLVVGANKITDDLDQALLRAKQVAAPMNAIRLNRKTPCTITGQCSGCLSEDKICNVITIIEHRPSMTPFTVIVVGEEIGY encoded by the coding sequence ATGGACGTAAAATCCAAATTTTACGAGCAACGGTGCCAGAAAGCGGTTAAAGCTCTGATAAAAAACGGCTTTGATGCGATATATGTGCCTACCAGGGAAGAAGCTGTAAAAAAAGCCATCGATTTGGTGCCTGAAAATGCCAGCGTAGGGGTGGGCGGTTCCGTTACCATCCACGAATTGGGCATCGTGGATGCATTGAAGGAGAGGGGTCATGTGATTTTCGATCATTCTCCGTTGACTGATCCGGTAGAAAGAAATGCGACCCGAAAGAAGCAGCTCACCTGTGATGTTTTCTTTGCCAGCACCAACGCACTTTCACTGGACGGGAAGCTGGTCAATATAGATGGTACCGGCAATCGGGTGGCATCGATGATTTTCGGGCCGGGTCACGTGGTCCTGGTGGTGGGCGCCAACAAGATAACTGATGATCTGGATCAGGCCCTGCTCAGGGCAAAACAGGTAGCAGCACCTATGAACGCCATCAGATTGAACCGAAAGACGCCCTGCACGATCACCGGCCAGTGCAGCGGATGTCTCTCCGAGGACAAGATATGCAATGTAATAACCATCATCGAACACAGGCCCAGCATGACTCCTTTTACGGTAATAGTGGTCGGGGAGGAAATAGGGTATTAG
- a CDS encoding YmaF family protein has translation MSDCVDQLNDKTREHVHSHIGVTTFDAGHSHMHLGVTGTPIPAKIYFEKQHYHEIAGKTTFNDGHFHFLKADTGLSIPLQNGYHTHYFSFRTSFNEGHDHKITGFVEATRS, from the coding sequence TTGTCTGATTGCGTTGACCAGTTAAATGATAAAACAAGAGAACATGTTCATTCACATATAGGGGTTACGACCTTTGATGCTGGCCACAGTCATATGCATTTAGGTGTTACCGGCACCCCTATTCCTGCAAAGATATATTTTGAAAAACAACATTATCACGAAATAGCCGGAAAAACAACTTTTAATGATGGTCACTTTCACTTTTTAAAAGCTGATACAGGCCTATCAATACCATTGCAGAATGGATATCATACCCATTATTTTTCTTTTAGAACGAGCTTTAATGAAGGGCATGATCACAAAATTACAGGGTTTGTTGAAGCGACAAGAAGCTAA